A single Branchiostoma floridae strain S238N-H82 chromosome 11, Bfl_VNyyK, whole genome shotgun sequence DNA region contains:
- the LOC118426354 gene encoding uncharacterized protein LOC118426354 — translation MTSYDEKKTLPPAEVLPGGVFPDEIAALKKKARGENASRLKIGIAIGSVVLVILAVVGGTLLGLHLNRKPNVVVRSVQLAIDDEIMEETVEVDKEKDTETFRTVSSNGTSFVIRDMKTSLSAYRFDGDEKCYILYESLEEVEDTAKMAEDMEQMEEGELDAAERRPETFLTVDKDRGVVERSELSEGIVEFCEGLRTHWAVKSSFQPTPTPGATVEEEEEEKDDEANSEMEVHSGTNGTTAVKKREKRLVATEICRRVTRMVCNWACKEVCSRRGRRGLLEGKPEQEVKKRAKRGWFINLRRVVDAVVSFVCRVACGWTCGAVTTGGCILVFGPAG, via the exons ATGACGTCTTACGATGAGAAGAAGACCCTGCCGCCTGCCGAGGTGCTGCCAGGAGGAGTCTTTCCAGACGAGATCGCTGCACTCAAG AAGAAGGCCCGTGGAGAGAACGCGAGTCGTCTGAAGATCGGCATCGCCATCGGCAGCGTGGTTCTGGTGATACTTGCAGTGGTGGGGGGAACCCTGCTGGGACTCCACCTCAACCGGAAACCCAACGTAGTTGTG CGCTCGGTACAGCTGGCCATAGATGATGAGATCATGGAAGAGACCGTGGAAGTGGACAAGGAGAAGGACACCGAGACTTTCCGTACAGTCAGCTCTAACGGGACGTCCTTTGTCATCAGGGATATGAAGACG AGCCTCTCGGCCTACAGGTTTGATGGTGATGAGAAGTGCTACATTCTCTACGAAAGTCTTGAGGAGGTCGAGGACACTGCGAAGATGGCGGAGGACATGGAACAGATGGAA GAGGGAGAACTTGATGCTGCCGAACGCCGCCCAGAGACGTTCCTAACTGTGGACAAGGACCGTGGGGTGGTAGAGCGGTCAGAGCTGAGTGAAGGCATAGTGGAGTTCTGCGAGGGACTGAGGACCCACTGGGCCGTCAAGTCTTCCTTTCAGCCTACCCCCACCCCAGGGGCGActgtggaggaggaggaggaagagaaagaTGATGAAGCTAACTCAGAGATGGAGGTTCACTCTGGAACCAACG GGACGACTGCTGTGAAGAAGCGTGAGAAACGTTTGGTCGCGACCGAGATATGCCGCAGGGTCACCAGAATGGTCTGCAATTGGGCTTGCAAGGAAGTGTGCTCAAGACGTGGTCGCAGGGGTCTGTTGGAAGGGAAACCGGAACAAGAAGTGAAGAAGCGCGCCAAGCGTGGATGGTTCATCAATCTCCGCCGTGTGGTGGATGCGGTGGTGTCGTTCGTCTGCAGGGTTGCCTGTGGCTGGACGTGTGGCGCTGTTACCACCGGGGGCTGTATTTTGGTCTTCGGACCCGCCGGCTAG